A window of Grus americana isolate bGruAme1 chromosome 15, bGruAme1.mat, whole genome shotgun sequence genomic DNA:
CATTTCCCCCTCGCTGCCCATAGCCCTGATTAGGGTGCTGCCCTGGACCCCACTCACCGCAGACCTGGCTCTTGCAGGCTGAACCTGCGGGAGTTGGGTCCCTGGGCCTCCCACATGCGGTGGATCATCTGGATCATGGCGTCTATCGGGACCGTCTACGTTTTCTTCTTCCATGAGCGGTGAGTGCTTTTACCTGGCCCCACGTTAGTGGGTATCACAGAGCCCAGCtaagctctgccagctcctcttAGTGCCCCGACGGTAGTTGAGCTGAAGGGGAGAGTAGAAGGATGGacatagacagacagacagacagacagataggtACGGGGTCCCTGGGCAGCCTCCCGGCCAAATGGAAGTGGAGGGCTTCCTTGGACCATGTCCTTCCTCACCTGCACCTTCTTTTTAGGAGCTTTGGTGGCAGGGATGTGGGAGCAGGAATATGGGACCAGGGATACAGGAGCAGGGATGTGCTGCCGTGAGTTGCTTCTTCCACGTGGTGGCACCAAATAGAaagcaaaaggtcccagctgtcTCCCCGAAGACCCAGGCACCTGGCCCTGAGCTGGTGGCTCCCAAGCCAAGGTGGGGGGTCCATCACCCCTGTAGCAGGGTGCCAGCCCTTTTCCTATAGCATGGAAGTGGACATTGCAAGTATAAAACTCAATGCTTCCTCTGTACCTGCCTCCAAGCAGCTTCTCTGTTGGTTGCAGGTACAAGCTGGTGGAGCTGGTGTGCTACGTTATCATGGGCTTCTTCCCCGCCTTGGTCATTCTCTCCATGGTAAGCCACTGCCGGGAAGCAGGTGGGCTCAGCACGAGGGATAAGTCCAGTGGGTTGGCATGATCCAGGCTACATGACAGTGATAAAGCCATCGCTGAATACGATGTGGCCTGGCTCAGTTTAGCAAATGATTCAGGTGCCCAGCAGATACCatgtgcatctccagcagaccTGCTGCCCAGGCTCCATTGAAAAGCCTCCCAGCAAAGCCAGGCTGCTGGGTCCCCACTGCCTTGCTGGAGGGAGGGTGTAGGAGAAGGCAGAGCGAGGGTCCTGCCTGCACCTCGCAGCTGGGACCAAGCTTCTGGTCTCGACGGAGCCGTGGGGAAAGCGCAGACGTGCCGTGGCCATCACTGAGCCTTGCTTCCTTGCTTGCTCCCAGCCCAACAGGGACGGCCTCCCGGAGCTGGTGGCCGGTGGACTCTCCTACTGCCTGGGCATGGTCTTCTTCAAAAGCGACGGCCGCATCCCCTTTGCCCATGCCATCTGGCACCTCTTTGTGGCCATTGGAGCTGGCATCCACTACTATGCCATTTGGAGGTACCTCTACCGGCCTGGCACGCTGGAGGCTAAAACATCCCGGTAGACACCCTAAAGACATTGTTTGCACCAACTGGCACATGGGGGcatggaggggagcagggaggcagcctGCACCGTGGGCTCGCCCCAAACCACCCACTCGCCCCATGGACAGCAGCCGCCAGTGCCCTTTCCGCAGGGACAGGAGAGCCTGGAGGCtgattttaaacagatttttcttttttaaccttgggaactgtttatttttttaggcAAAGGTTTTGTAACACGGTGACCGACCAATGGGTTGTGGGTGATAGGGGAGCAACTGCTCGCTGGGGAGCTTGGGGGGGCTTTGCTCACCCTCCCAACCCCAAGCATCTTGCGGGAGCAGGGGCCCTGGCCCTGCACACCCCTGGCTAGTGACACCCTGGGTTTGGCTACCAGAACTCTTAGCATGGGCCACCCAAGGGGGCTGTAGGtgttggggcagggggagagacTCGTCCCGTTTCCCCTGGGATACCTGGGCATGCGGCTGCCCCAGCTGGGAGGGGGGGCACGCTGGCACCCGCCCACCATCCGAACTTGGCTCCTAAATGGCCCTAAGTCATGTCAGCATTAACCACCCCCTCCCACGTTGTTGATGGGAAGGTCCAGAGTCAACAAAGCCTTACATGGGGTTGCAACTTGAATCTCCTCCGGGGCTCTGGAAAACCCTTTCTCTAAGCCAATATGAAGTGCACAACTCCATGTCTCCCCTAGACAAGCCCTCGGAGCCCCCACGGCTATTTTCTCCTTGAGGcgctttgttttcctctggtCCTGGTGATGGCGGCAGCCCCGAATCATGGCCCCGCTCCCGGGCTCTGCCGTGCATGTGCCTTTGCCTGGCGGAGAGCAGAGCGGGGATCCGGGTCCCGGCATCCACCTGGCTGGGGCCAGCCCATCCGCGTCAGgggattttctttctccttgagGGAGGGAAGTGAACCTCCTTGGACTGGGATGACCGGGCTGCCTGTCTTCTCTGCTCCCATTTTGATGATGAGCCTCTTGCTCAGTATCAGATTTAAATCCACTTTTGGGAGGATTTCCAACATTCCCGGGAATGCCACAGGGAAGGGACACATCCGTGTGATGCTCAGAGGTGAGCTGTGATGGGGAGGTCCTAGCTGGTTTTTAAATCCCTAACCATGGCTACGCGGTGCTCTCCAAGGGAGGATAACGGGACATGGAGTGCCTGCCCAGGCATCAGGAGCAGCCCCGATGCTGCTGGAATGGGAAACCCACACCCGGTCCCACTCCCCAAACACACCAGTATTGCTCCTGGAGCTGGGAGGGTCTGGTGCATGCCGGGCTCTGGTGTATGCCGGGGTCTGTGCCGGGAGCCAGCCGGCAGAGCAGCGCTGCTCTCAGCCCTGCCTGGACCTTCCCCAGGAGACCCTGAGGACATCGATTTCCCATCATCTCTTTGGCCTCTTGATTAATTGCAACTGCAGCAGTCTCAGTGCAACGTGGCAAGCAAAAGAGATTTATGGCCACCATCCCACATCTCCTGTTTCTCCGGCAGTGTGCCAAGGAGCCGAGCTCCTGGCTCTGACCCACCTCCCGCAGAGCTTAgggtccccccccagcctgcgGTACCCCAGGACCAGCTCTCCAGGGCCGTGCCATTTGCAGCAAATTACCAAAGAGAAGCAGCCAGATACTCTTCCCCTCCTGACATGGTGGCTGTGGTCACCAGgttggcaaaaaaacccagtgggTTTTTACTTCCGTAGGCAGAGGCTTCCTACGAGGATCCTCGGGTGCTGTGCCTGGCACCCTAGCCTGGCATGGGGCTGCTAGGGGGTCTCTGCCCAGGGTACCCCAAAGCAGCCTTTAGGCTGGGACACCTCTTGGGGTGGTCTTAGGGACAGGGGCTGAATGACCCAATGTAAGCCcggtctctgctgctgcctctcccaggCTCCCAGGACGCAGCCCTTCTCTGTCACTTACCGCAGATGGAGGGGTGGAGAAGGACAATCTGTGAGTAACCAGCAGTTGGTGGAGCATGTCTGGGGTTGGAATAGCGGGATATGGGGTCCCAAAGCAGGAGGTGCCATTTTTCCTGTCTGGCAAGTCATTACCCgactctgtgcctcagtttccccatctttAAAATGGGGGTGAAGACACCGACCTACCTTACAGGGCTCGTGTGAGGACCCTGTGAAGCACTTGGAGGACAAACAGTGCTTTGCAAATATGCACTTCAATTTTCACCGAGTCTGGGGCACTGGATCCCCAGAGCCCCCGTGGGGCACGGTGGCAACTGCGGCTCAGCGTGCCCAGATCTCCTCCCCTTCCATCACTAAATCCCATGGGGGAACCACCCTGGGGACAGACCATGCACACAGCATTCCCAGCCGCTGGGCAAACATCCCCTGGCAGGGGCTGAGGATGCC
This region includes:
- the MMD2 gene encoding monocyte to macrophage differentiation factor 2 isoform X1 — protein: MFVSRVLDFQKTRYARFMNHRVPSNCRYQPTEYEHAANCATHAFWILPSILGSSILYILSDDQWETISAWIYGFGLSSLFIVSTIFHTISWKKRHLRTVEHCLHMFDRMVIYFFIAASYAPWLNLRELGPWASHMRWIIWIMASIGTVYVFFFHERYKLVELVCYVIMGFFPALVILSMPNRDGLPELVAGGLSYCLGMVFFKSDGRIPFAHAIWHLFVAIGAGIHYYAIWRYLYRPGTLEAKTSR
- the MMD2 gene encoding monocyte to macrophage differentiation factor 2 isoform X2 translates to MNHRVPSNCRYQPTEYEHAANCATHAFWILPSILGSSILYILSDDQWETISAWIYGFGLSSLFIVSTIFHTISWKKRHLRTVEHCLHMFDRMVIYFFIAASYAPWLNLRELGPWASHMRWIIWIMASIGTVYVFFFHERYKLVELVCYVIMGFFPALVILSMPNRDGLPELVAGGLSYCLGMVFFKSDGRIPFAHAIWHLFVAIGAGIHYYAIWRYLYRPGTLEAKTSR